One genomic segment of Xyrauchen texanus isolate HMW12.3.18 chromosome 5, RBS_HiC_50CHRs, whole genome shotgun sequence includes these proteins:
- the LOC127644147 gene encoding uncharacterized protein LOC127644147 isoform X1, translated as MCPSLCIMAKMCCTSLHLLIGVLLVLTEALENKTVIMTTGTEPTTAPVPMPHDNITTYNDMPEDFKRNLTYSININSTVPLQNTTAQITTSAEVSGSSTPPPPSEHPQTSNDTKVKVQSTITTSKIAKTTTTSKTPATTTKAPESIKSYVSAYIIITIIIVLCIIGIIVYCCLHKNTRRYSVDLHSKQEEAQIPLSTVDLEVSDSTSVKDMKTFSAVESSLLPKDSEPVKEDKSPGGDNETADVKKEHHENSQVKENPKAEGLVVVDLTDGELAISTKTSFESLDEPLNENNSNNIRVEVNDYAQEFTEICLDGLL; from the exons ATGTGTCCGAGTCTGTGCATTATGGCAAAAATGTGCTGCACATCTCTTCATCTCCTTATTG gtGTCTTACTTGTCCTGACTGAAGCTTTAGAAAATAAGACAGTGATCATGACAACAGGCACGGAACCCACCACTGCTCCAGTTCCAATGCCTCATGACAACATTACCACATACAATGACATGCCAGAGGACTTTAAAAGAAACTTGACCTATTCAATCAACATAAACTCCACTGTTCCCTTGCAAAACACAACTGCTCAGATCACCACTTCAGCTGAAGTTTCAG GTTCATCCACTCCTCCCCCTCCCTCTGAACATCCTCAGACCAGCAATGACACCAAAGTTAAAGTTCAATCAACCATTACAACTAGCAAGATTGCAAAAACCACCACAACCAGCAAAACTCCAGCAACCA CAACTAAAGCACCAGAATCTATAAAAAGCTATGTATCAG CTTACATAATTATCacgattattattgttttgtgcaTCATTGGGATAATAGTTTACTGCTGCCTTCATAAGAACACCAGG AGGTACTCGGTGGATTTACATTCCAAACAGGAAGAGGCTCAGATCCCACTCAGCACAGTGGATTTAGAAGTGTCTGACTCCACATCAGTGAAAG acatgaaaacatttaGTGCTGTGGAGTCCAGCCTGCTGCCAAAGGACTCTGAACCAGTGAAGGAAGATAAAAGTCCAGGGGGAGATAATG AAACTGCTGACGTTAAAAAAGAACACCATGAGAACTCCCAGGTCAAAGAGAATCCAAAAGCAGAGGGGCTCGTTGTGGTGGACCTGACTGATGGAGAGCTGGCCATCTCTACCAAGACATCATTTGAATCCCTAGATGAGCCTCTCAatgaaaacaacagcaacaatatAAGAGTTGAAG TCAATGACTATGCCCAAGAATTCACTGAAATATGTCTTGATGGCCTTCTCTAG
- the LOC127644147 gene encoding uncharacterized protein LOC127644147 isoform X2, with amino-acid sequence MCPSLCIMAKMCCTSLHLLIGVLLVLTEALENKTVIMTTGTEPTTAPVPMPHDNITTYNDMPEDFKRNLTYSININSTVPLQNTTAQITTSAEVSGSSTPPPPSEHPQTSNDTKVKVQSTITTSKIAKTTTTSKTPATTTKAPESIKSYVSAYIIITIIIVLCIIGIIVYCCLHKNTREEAQIPLSTVDLEVSDSTSVKDMKTFSAVESSLLPKDSEPVKEDKSPGGDNETADVKKEHHENSQVKENPKAEGLVVVDLTDGELAISTKTSFESLDEPLNENNSNNIRVEVNDYAQEFTEICLDGLL; translated from the exons ATGTGTCCGAGTCTGTGCATTATGGCAAAAATGTGCTGCACATCTCTTCATCTCCTTATTG gtGTCTTACTTGTCCTGACTGAAGCTTTAGAAAATAAGACAGTGATCATGACAACAGGCACGGAACCCACCACTGCTCCAGTTCCAATGCCTCATGACAACATTACCACATACAATGACATGCCAGAGGACTTTAAAAGAAACTTGACCTATTCAATCAACATAAACTCCACTGTTCCCTTGCAAAACACAACTGCTCAGATCACCACTTCAGCTGAAGTTTCAG GTTCATCCACTCCTCCCCCTCCCTCTGAACATCCTCAGACCAGCAATGACACCAAAGTTAAAGTTCAATCAACCATTACAACTAGCAAGATTGCAAAAACCACCACAACCAGCAAAACTCCAGCAACCA CAACTAAAGCACCAGAATCTATAAAAAGCTATGTATCAG CTTACATAATTATCacgattattattgttttgtgcaTCATTGGGATAATAGTTTACTGCTGCCTTCATAAGAACACCAGG GAAGAGGCTCAGATCCCACTCAGCACAGTGGATTTAGAAGTGTCTGACTCCACATCAGTGAAAG acatgaaaacatttaGTGCTGTGGAGTCCAGCCTGCTGCCAAAGGACTCTGAACCAGTGAAGGAAGATAAAAGTCCAGGGGGAGATAATG AAACTGCTGACGTTAAAAAAGAACACCATGAGAACTCCCAGGTCAAAGAGAATCCAAAAGCAGAGGGGCTCGTTGTGGTGGACCTGACTGATGGAGAGCTGGCCATCTCTACCAAGACATCATTTGAATCCCTAGATGAGCCTCTCAatgaaaacaacagcaacaatatAAGAGTTGAAG TCAATGACTATGCCCAAGAATTCACTGAAATATGTCTTGATGGCCTTCTCTAG